The following proteins come from a genomic window of Gloeocapsa sp. PCC 73106:
- a CDS encoding esterase-like activity of phytase family protein, translated as MTDQSTIRLATYNAALNRSSAGRILIDLASGEQQQLKNVAEIIQRVNPDILLINEIDYIAEDPLAAPQLFLENYLEVPQNPEVDPVSYPYIYIAPVNTGIASGFDLDRDGRIVTIPETDGFGNDAWGFGNFPGQFGMLLYSKYPIVEEQVRTFQNFLWKDMEGARLPDNPDTPQPEDWYSEEILEQFPLSSKSHWDIPINVNGTIVHVLSSHPTPPVFDGPEDRNGLRNSDEIRFWADYVTPGAGDYIYDDQGNFGGLDPDAHFAIMGDQNADPYDGDSTAPAILQLLDNPHIQSDTDDPSITPSSLGGVEAAQRQGGANLTHIGNPAFDTADFNDNSPGNLRADYLLPSLNLNIDGDNKGVFWLEESDPNFERLIGDFDPNLDREQFPEGFLSSDHLLVYMNFLIPDSETSLTFLGEATFAPDTQFANTLVGGLSSITYNEEAEVYYTISDDPSQRNDARFYTLDIDLSDGVLNQGDVSFTEVTTLLDENGQPYGEGSLDPEGLAYNFIDNTLFFSSEGFAQPNNVVNPFVKEIALTGEQIEELELSTKFFPSFAGENQLSGVRNNKGLESLSLTPDGETLFTATEDTIVQDGSEASLESPGRARIIQYDRPSLTPQSEFIYPVNAIAEPANPADAFKVSGLVELLAIDEQNLLSLERSFSVGGTAGEGTGFTILLHHISLDGATNVIDAESIDGMEVTPVEKRLLLDFNDLNIPIDNVEGMTLGPVLPNGQKSLILVADNDFSETRSTQFLLFGLDLDLTSSETPATIFGTPEADSFDSEVPDNTGFTGTQQILLTGSGNDSVDVSLAPGSNRLDLGSDNDLLFAGTNNRILAGSGDDTIFLGSGGGNNVVTGGNGSDQFWLVTDVEDLPIQANIITDFVSGEDVLGFANTDLSLTELNLTETVVNGQSQVTIEGLGRDLAILTNNSLNDLSPADFVFA; from the coding sequence ATGACAGATCAATCAACTATAAGATTGGCTACTTATAATGCTGCTTTAAATCGCAGTTCTGCTGGTAGAATTTTAATAGATCTCGCTAGTGGCGAGCAACAACAACTTAAAAACGTTGCCGAAATTATCCAAAGAGTTAATCCAGATATTCTGCTAATTAATGAAATCGATTATATAGCAGAAGATCCTCTAGCAGCTCCTCAACTATTTTTAGAAAACTATCTCGAAGTACCACAAAACCCCGAAGTTGACCCGGTTTCTTACCCGTACATATACATTGCACCGGTTAACACGGGAATCGCCTCAGGATTTGATTTAGATCGCGACGGACGCATTGTCACCATTCCAGAAACCGACGGTTTTGGTAATGACGCTTGGGGTTTTGGTAACTTTCCCGGTCAATTTGGAATGTTACTGTATTCCAAGTACCCAATTGTAGAAGAACAAGTAAGAACCTTTCAAAACTTCCTCTGGAAAGATATGGAGGGAGCGCGTTTACCCGATAATCCCGATACTCCTCAACCAGAAGATTGGTACTCAGAAGAGATCCTAGAGCAGTTTCCCCTCTCTTCCAAAAGTCATTGGGACATTCCCATTAACGTCAATGGAACTATCGTTCATGTGCTCTCTTCCCATCCTACTCCCCCTGTGTTTGATGGACCAGAAGATAGAAATGGACTGCGCAATAGCGACGAAATTCGTTTTTGGGCAGATTATGTAACTCCAGGTGCAGGTGATTATATCTACGATGATCAGGGCAATTTTGGGGGTTTGGATCCAGATGCGCATTTTGCAATTATGGGCGATCAAAACGCTGATCCCTACGATGGAGATAGTACAGCACCCGCTATTTTACAACTGCTAGATAATCCCCACATTCAAAGCGATACGGACGATCCCAGTATAACCCCCTCTAGTTTAGGAGGAGTAGAAGCCGCCCAACGTCAAGGAGGAGCTAATCTAACCCACATTGGTAATCCTGCTTTTGATACTGCAGATTTTAACGACAATTCTCCTGGTAATCTTCGAGCTGATTATCTTTTACCTTCTTTAAATCTCAACATAGATGGAGATAACAAGGGGGTTTTTTGGCTAGAAGAATCAGACCCCAACTTCGAGAGACTAATTGGTGATTTTGATCCTAATTTAGATCGCGAACAATTTCCAGAAGGTTTTCTCAGTTCGGATCACCTTTTAGTCTACATGAACTTCCTGATTCCTGATTCTGAAACATCTCTTACTTTTTTGGGAGAAGCAACCTTTGCTCCTGATACTCAATTCGCCAATACCCTAGTAGGGGGACTCTCATCCATAACTTACAACGAGGAAGCAGAAGTTTATTACACTATCAGTGATGATCCTAGTCAAAGAAACGATGCTCGTTTTTATACCCTTGACATAGATCTAAGTGATGGAGTTTTAAACCAAGGAGATGTAAGTTTCACAGAGGTAACGACACTCTTAGACGAAAATGGTCAACCTTACGGGGAAGGAAGCTTAGATCCCGAAGGTTTGGCGTATAATTTTATCGATAATACCCTGTTTTTCAGCTCAGAAGGATTCGCACAGCCGAATAATGTTGTTAATCCTTTTGTTAAAGAAATTGCCTTAACTGGTGAACAAATCGAAGAATTAGAACTGTCTACTAAGTTTTTTCCTAGTTTTGCAGGTGAAAATCAACTGTCGGGTGTACGCAATAATAAAGGTTTAGAAAGTCTAAGTCTTACTCCTGATGGGGAGACTCTCTTTACCGCTACCGAAGATACCATAGTTCAAGATGGATCAGAGGCTAGTTTAGAGTCACCAGGAAGAGCGAGAATTATTCAATACGATCGCCCTAGTTTAACTCCTCAAAGCGAGTTCATTTATCCAGTCAACGCGATCGCTGAACCGGCTAATCCTGCAGATGCATTCAAAGTTAGTGGTTTGGTAGAATTGTTAGCGATCGACGAACAAAACCTGTTAAGTTTAGAACGTTCTTTTTCTGTTGGTGGTACAGCAGGAGAGGGAACTGGTTTTACTATTCTACTTCACCATATCAGTTTAGATGGAGCTACTAATGTCATCGATGCCGAAAGTATTGATGGGATGGAAGTCACACCAGTAGAAAAGCGATTATTACTGGACTTTAATGATTTGAATATTCCTATCGATAACGTCGAAGGTATGACCCTAGGACCAGTATTACCCAATGGTCAAAAATCTTTGATCCTGGTTGCGGATAATGATTTTTCCGAGACCAGATCTACACAATTCTTGTTATTCGGTTTGGATTTAGACTTGACAAGTTCTGAGACTCCTGCAACTATATTTGGTACCCCAGAAGCTGACTCTTTTGATAGTGAAGTACCAGACAACACCGGATTTACTGGAACTCAGCAAATTCTTTTGACTGGGAGCGGTAATGATAGTGTAGATGTCAGTTTAGCACCAGGATCTAATCGCCTTGATTTAGGATCAGATAATGATTTATTGTTCGCAGGTACCAATAATCGCATTTTGGCAGGTTCCGGTGACGATACTATCTTTCTTGGTTCTGGTGGAGGTAATAACGTCGTAACTGGAGGAAATGGAAGCGATCAGTTTTGGTTAGTTACGGATGTGGAAGATTTACCGATTCAGGCTAATATCATTACTGATTTTGTCAGTGGTGAAGATGTTTTAGGTTTTGCTAATACTGATTTGAGTTTGACGGAACTTAATCTGACTGAGACTGTAGTCAATGGCCAGTCTCAAGTTACTATCGAGGGATTGGGAAGAGATTTAGCGATTCTCACCAATAATTCCCTGAATGATTTGAGTCCTGCTGATTTTGTCTTTGCTTAA
- a CDS encoding mechanosensitive ion channel domain-containing protein, whose protein sequence is MPVLIWALILILGFPLLVILLGELSYRLQQGSGLPWAFTVRAVRNLVLPVLAFLLFVRYILKLSSTDDLVRIIETLFWLCIIHAALSLLNTILFAQAGVDTWQARVPKLLVDLSRLFLVLLGAGIVLATVWRADLAGLVTALGVSSLVIGLALQDTLGSVMSGIALLFERPFTVGDWLRVGDIVGQVIDINWRAVRLQTLEREMVVIPHKLIGSDIVRNFSRPQRLHAERVRIGFSYNDPPNLAKQVLNTTALETEGILINPPPEIFTISYDDFAITYEVKFFIEDYGNLEVIRDRFVTRIWYAAQRNHLNIPFPIRTLYHFDGATTLAEGTEKKLTQSWQSLHHLVPLDQPKNLNNLSRDPTLQHFGAGEQVVKQGNFNSDLFVIISGQAIMTLLDIKGQEHEILSLNSGEFFGVMSLFSSEPSPVSIVAVDDLEVMKISQEVVNQMLERQSSFVRELSQVIQIHRKAVQDFSDSTKLNI, encoded by the coding sequence ATGCCAGTATTAATTTGGGCGCTAATTTTAATCTTGGGTTTCCCCCTATTAGTAATCCTACTGGGAGAATTGAGCTATCGCCTACAACAAGGTAGCGGATTACCATGGGCTTTCACAGTACGCGCCGTTCGTAATCTTGTCTTACCAGTTTTGGCTTTTCTGTTATTTGTTCGGTATATTTTAAAGCTTTCTTCTACTGATGATTTAGTCAGAATTATTGAAACTCTGTTTTGGCTTTGTATCATTCATGCAGCGCTTTCTCTGCTCAATACTATCCTCTTTGCACAAGCGGGAGTAGATACTTGGCAAGCAAGGGTACCTAAACTATTAGTTGATCTTTCTCGATTATTCCTAGTTTTATTAGGAGCAGGAATTGTCTTAGCTACAGTGTGGAGAGCTGATTTAGCAGGACTGGTTACAGCTTTGGGTGTTAGCTCCCTAGTCATTGGTTTAGCTCTGCAAGATACCCTTGGGAGCGTTATGTCAGGGATTGCTCTTTTGTTTGAACGTCCCTTTACTGTGGGGGATTGGCTACGCGTCGGGGATATCGTCGGTCAGGTAATCGATATTAATTGGCGCGCGGTGCGATTGCAAACTCTAGAACGGGAAATGGTAGTTATTCCCCATAAGCTCATTGGTAGCGATATTGTGCGCAATTTCAGTCGACCTCAACGCCTCCACGCCGAAAGAGTTCGCATCGGTTTTTCCTACAACGATCCCCCTAATTTAGCTAAGCAAGTATTAAATACCACCGCTTTGGAAACCGAGGGAATCTTAATCAATCCTCCACCTGAAATTTTTACCATTTCTTATGACGATTTTGCGATTACCTACGAGGTTAAGTTTTTTATCGAAGATTACGGCAATTTAGAAGTTATTCGCGATCGCTTTGTCACCAGGATTTGGTATGCAGCTCAACGTAACCATCTCAATATTCCTTTTCCTATTCGTACTCTTTATCATTTTGATGGCGCTACCACTCTAGCTGAAGGTACCGAAAAAAAACTAACCCAAAGTTGGCAATCTCTTCACCATCTGGTACCCCTTGATCAACCCAAGAATTTAAATAATCTGTCTCGAGATCCGACTCTGCAGCATTTTGGTGCGGGGGAACAAGTCGTCAAGCAGGGAAATTTTAATAGCGATCTTTTCGTGATTATTTCCGGTCAAGCGATAATGACTCTTCTAGATATTAAAGGTCAAGAACATGAGATTTTATCTCTCAACTCCGGCGAGTTTTTTGGAGTAATGAGCCTATTTTCCAGTGAACCTAGCCCTGTATCTATTGTTGCTGTTGATGATTTAGAAGTAATGAAAATTTCTCAAGAGGTCGTCAATCAAATGCTCGAACGTCAATCTAGTTTTGTGCGCGAACTTAGTCAAGTTATTCAGATTCATCGCAAGGCTGTACAAGATTTTTCTGACTCCACTAAATTAAATATTTAA
- a CDS encoding NAD(P)H-quinone oxidoreductase subunit 5, with translation MEPIYQYAWLIPVLPLVGATLVGMGLISFGKFTSSLRQFNAFFVVFLTGTAMVLSFAILWSQIHGHEAYSRSFEWASAGSFHLTMGYTIDHLSSLMLVIVTTVAFFVMIYTDGYMAHDPGYVRFYAYLSIFSSSMLGLVISPNLVQIYIFWELVGMCSYLLIGFWYDRKAAADACQKAFVTNRVGDFGLLLGILGLYWATGSFEFGEIGERLEMLVSSGAIASGLAVLFAVLVFLGPVAKSAQFPLQVWLPDAMEGPTPISALIHAATMVAAGVFLVARMYPVFEHLPTVMTIIAWTGCFTAFLGATIALTQNDIKKGLAYSTISQLGYMVMAMGIGAYSAGLFHLMTHAYFKAMLFLCSGSVIHGMEGVVGHNPTLAQDMRMMGGLRKFMPITWLTFLVGNLAICGIPPFAGFWSKDEILGLAFQANPVLWLVGWLTAGLTAFYMFRMYFLTFEGEFRGQDTASRRLVLGQPAFGPGAMNVEELADEHEHEDHGHSAIPHESPLSMALPLLVLAIPSLMIGWLGKPWANYFEEFIYAPGEEIATEATHFDWTEFLIMGGSSVGIALIGISVASLMYLSKKIDPASVAARFPALYQLSLNKWYFDDIYDRVFVQGSRRLARQILEVDSRVVDGAVNLTGLATLVSGEGLKYLQTGRSQFYALIIFAAALGFVIVFSLT, from the coding sequence ATGGAACCGATTTATCAATACGCCTGGTTAATTCCCGTTTTACCTCTAGTGGGTGCCACCTTGGTGGGTATGGGGTTGATTTCGTTTGGGAAATTTACTAGTAGCTTACGACAGTTCAACGCTTTTTTTGTGGTGTTTCTGACGGGCACCGCTATGGTACTTTCTTTTGCCATCTTGTGGAGTCAAATTCACGGACATGAAGCCTATAGTCGCAGTTTTGAATGGGCTTCAGCGGGAAGTTTTCACCTCACGATGGGTTACACTATCGACCATCTGAGCTCATTAATGCTGGTAATCGTTACTACCGTTGCTTTTTTCGTGATGATCTATACCGATGGCTATATGGCTCACGATCCCGGTTATGTACGTTTTTATGCTTATTTGAGTATCTTTAGCTCTTCGATGCTGGGTTTAGTAATTAGTCCTAACTTGGTGCAGATTTATATCTTTTGGGAACTAGTGGGGATGTGTTCTTATCTCCTGATTGGTTTCTGGTATGACCGTAAAGCGGCGGCTGATGCTTGTCAGAAGGCTTTTGTCACTAACCGTGTGGGTGATTTTGGTCTACTTTTGGGTATACTCGGTCTCTACTGGGCTACGGGTAGCTTTGAATTTGGGGAAATTGGGGAACGTCTGGAAATGTTGGTGAGTTCTGGCGCGATCGCTTCTGGACTAGCCGTACTGTTTGCTGTACTGGTTTTCCTAGGTCCTGTGGCTAAATCGGCTCAATTTCCGCTCCAAGTTTGGTTACCTGACGCAATGGAGGGTCCTACGCCTATTTCAGCTCTAATTCATGCAGCGACGATGGTAGCGGCTGGAGTGTTTCTGGTGGCCCGGATGTATCCTGTGTTTGAACATTTGCCCACGGTAATGACAATTATCGCTTGGACTGGTTGTTTTACTGCGTTTTTAGGAGCGACGATCGCCCTAACTCAAAACGACATCAAAAAAGGCTTAGCTTATTCAACTATCTCCCAGCTTGGTTATATGGTTATGGCTATGGGAATTGGGGCTTATAGCGCGGGCTTATTTCACCTGATGACCCACGCCTATTTTAAAGCGATGCTTTTTCTTTGTTCTGGTTCTGTCATTCACGGTATGGAGGGGGTCGTTGGACACAATCCGACGCTAGCCCAAGATATGCGCATGATGGGCGGATTACGTAAATTTATGCCCATTACTTGGCTCACTTTTTTGGTGGGCAATCTCGCCATTTGTGGTATTCCTCCTTTTGCCGGCTTTTGGTCTAAGGACGAAATTTTAGGACTCGCTTTTCAGGCTAATCCGGTTCTGTGGTTGGTAGGTTGGCTAACTGCGGGGCTGACTGCTTTTTATATGTTCCGGATGTATTTTCTGACCTTTGAGGGAGAATTTCGCGGTCAAGATACCGCTAGTCGCCGTTTAGTGCTGGGTCAACCGGCTTTTGGTCCGGGTGCGATGAATGTAGAGGAGTTGGCTGATGAACATGAACACGAAGACCATGGTCACAGCGCTATACCCCACGAGTCACCCCTATCTATGGCTTTACCTCTACTGGTTTTAGCTATACCATCTCTGATGATTGGCTGGCTGGGTAAACCCTGGGCGAACTATTTTGAAGAGTTTATCTATGCACCTGGGGAAGAAATAGCCACAGAAGCTACCCATTTTGACTGGACGGAGTTTCTGATTATGGGGGGTAGTTCGGTGGGAATCGCCCTAATTGGTATTAGTGTGGCTTCTTTGATGTACCTGAGTAAGAAGATAGATCCGGCATCTGTTGCAGCTAGATTCCCGGCTTTGTATCAATTATCTCTGAATAAATGGTACTTCGACGATATCTACGATCGCGTTTTTGTTCAAGGTTCTCGTCGTTTAGCGCGACAAATTCTCGAAGTTGATTCTCGGGTGGTAGATGGTGCGGTCAACTTGACTGGGTTAGCGACTCTGGTAAGTGGTGAAGGCTTAAAATACCTTCAGACTGGTCGTTCTCAATTCTACGCTCTGATCATTTTCGCTGCAGCTTTGGGTTTTGTGATTGTGTTTAGTCTGACTTAA
- a CDS encoding adenylate/guanylate cyclase domain-containing protein yields the protein MQWLKHFSIKSKLIIMLLTVSGCSILAISYLSYRSGQSNLTQRVFHQLTSVRASKGSQIESYFQTIRNHLETLSQTPSVVVAMEEFTQAYAELKTTELPPEAQTKLKAYYREEFLPRLAKTEKGTPVLETFLPNSNAAIYLQYHYIAANSNPVGKKEALIKAPDDGSKYSQIHARYHPIFEQIIAKFGYYDLFLIDPEGNIVYSVYKETDFASNLTTGSYNESNLARLVREVKQAKDKNYTRIIDFEAYAPSYGAPGSFMAIPIFNGSEFMGVLAIQLPVDKINEVMTGNHQWEDEGLGKTGETYLVGSDYLMRSVSRFLVETPEAYLKTLESLGVKDETIDHIRQYSTSVLLQKVETIGVEKALAGKKGTEIIQDYRDLAVLSSYAPLDIEGLDWVILSEMNLAEAYAPINSFTNQLLIAATLLMILVTLLAMLMAYLFVKPIRRLIAASRQIKSGHLDAIAAIDTEDEFGELAKSFNEMVQSLRSQTHKVEEKNQENEQLLLSIFPAAIAKRLKRGEKNIAESVSNVIVLFSALEGFSVLSEKLTAYEIVAILNDLVTAFDEAAERYGMEKIKTIGDSYMAVCGLSIPYLDPEKRALDLALEMVSIVRRFNHEKGFQLNISVGINSGDIVAGIVGRNKFIYDVWGDTINGASAFKSACSPGDILVSDGVYHSLKDTYEFEPIKVTDTQEQKILKAWRLKSVREHIEVEA from the coding sequence ATGCAATGGCTCAAACATTTCAGTATTAAATCCAAACTTATTATCATGCTGCTGACGGTAAGCGGCTGTTCGATTCTAGCAATCTCTTACTTGAGCTATCGCAGTGGTCAGTCTAATCTAACTCAACGAGTATTCCATCAATTAACCAGCGTCAGAGCTTCCAAAGGCTCTCAGATTGAATCATACTTTCAAACGATACGCAATCACCTTGAGACTTTGAGTCAAACCCCCTCAGTAGTGGTAGCTATGGAGGAGTTTACTCAAGCTTACGCTGAGTTAAAAACAACGGAACTTCCTCCAGAGGCTCAAACTAAACTCAAAGCATATTACCGTGAGGAATTTTTACCCAGGTTAGCCAAAACAGAAAAGGGTACCCCCGTTTTAGAAACATTTTTACCAAACTCGAATGCAGCGATCTATCTTCAATATCACTATATCGCGGCCAATTCAAACCCAGTAGGGAAAAAAGAGGCTTTGATTAAAGCACCCGACGACGGGAGTAAATATAGCCAAATTCATGCTCGCTACCACCCCATCTTTGAGCAAATCATCGCTAAGTTTGGCTACTACGATCTATTTTTAATCGATCCAGAAGGCAATATCGTTTACAGTGTCTACAAAGAAACAGATTTTGCCAGCAACTTAACCACTGGATCCTACAACGAAAGTAACCTCGCTCGACTAGTTAGAGAGGTAAAGCAAGCTAAAGATAAGAATTACACCAGAATCATCGATTTTGAAGCTTATGCTCCTTCCTACGGTGCCCCAGGGAGTTTTATGGCTATTCCTATCTTCAATGGCTCCGAATTTATGGGTGTTCTGGCAATTCAGTTACCCGTGGATAAGATTAACGAAGTGATGACGGGAAACCACCAATGGGAAGATGAAGGATTGGGAAAAACTGGGGAAACCTATTTAGTAGGATCAGATTATCTGATGCGCTCCGTTTCTCGCTTCCTAGTCGAAACCCCGGAAGCTTACTTGAAAACACTGGAATCACTGGGTGTGAAAGATGAGACCATCGATCACATTCGTCAGTATAGCACTTCTGTATTACTGCAGAAAGTCGAAACTATAGGGGTAGAAAAGGCGTTAGCCGGGAAAAAAGGGACCGAAATCATCCAGGATTACCGAGATCTTGCCGTTTTAAGTTCTTATGCTCCTTTGGACATCGAAGGACTAGATTGGGTAATCCTATCGGAAATGAATTTAGCAGAAGCTTACGCACCAATAAACTCTTTTACTAATCAGCTTTTGATCGCAGCCACTTTACTAATGATCCTAGTAACTCTCCTAGCGATGCTGATGGCTTATCTGTTCGTCAAACCAATCAGACGCCTAATTGCCGCTTCTCGTCAAATTAAATCAGGACATCTAGACGCGATCGCCGCCATAGACACAGAGGATGAATTCGGAGAACTAGCTAAATCCTTTAACGAAATGGTTCAAAGTCTGCGATCGCAAACCCATAAGGTAGAAGAGAAAAATCAGGAAAATGAACAATTATTACTCAGTATTTTTCCTGCCGCGATCGCTAAGCGTCTCAAACGCGGTGAAAAAAATATCGCCGAGAGCGTTTCTAATGTAATAGTTCTCTTTTCAGCTTTAGAAGGTTTTTCTGTACTGAGTGAAAAACTAACGGCTTATGAAATCGTCGCTATCCTTAACGATTTAGTGACCGCTTTTGATGAAGCCGCAGAAAGGTACGGTATGGAAAAAATCAAAACCATCGGAGATAGTTATATGGCCGTCTGTGGTCTCTCTATCCCCTATCTAGATCCGGAAAAACGCGCCCTAGATTTAGCCTTAGAAATGGTTTCCATTGTCCGGCGCTTTAATCACGAAAAGGGATTTCAACTCAATATTAGTGTAGGAATCAATTCAGGAGATATTGTAGCTGGAATTGTAGGCAGAAACAAATTTATCTATGATGTTTGGGGTGATACAATCAACGGTGCTAGCGCCTTTAAATCAGCTTGCTCCCCTGGAGATATTTTGGTGTCTGATGGTGTGTACCATAGCTTAAAAGACACCTATGAATTTGAACCAATCAAAGTAACAGATACTCAAGAGCAGAAAATATTAAAAGCGTGGCGTTTAAAGAGTGTCAGAGAACATATAGAGGTGGAGGCGTAA
- a CDS encoding NAD(P)H-quinone oxidoreductase subunit 4 has translation MTEFPWLTTIILFPIVASLLIPFIPDKEGKTVRWYALSVGLIDFVFIVYAFYIGYDLNNAGLQLQESYAWVPQLDLNWSVGADGLSMPLILLTGFITTLATMAAWPVTFKPKLFYFLMLAMYGGQIAVFAVQDILLFFLVWELELVPVYLILSIWGGKKRLYAATKFILYTAGGSLFILVAALTMAFYGDTVTFDMQGIAAKDYPLNLQLWLYAAFLIAYGVKLPIFPLHTWLPDAHGEATAPAHMLLAGILLKMGGYALLRMNMGMLPDAHAVFAPVLVILGVVNIIYAALTSFAQRNLKRKIAYSSISHMGFVLIGMGSFTELGTTGAMLQMISHGLIGASLFFMVGATYDRTHTLMLDEMGGVGQQMKKIFAMWTTCSLASLALPGMSGFVAELMVFVGFATSDAYNPVFKAIIVFLAAVGVILTPIYLLSMLREMLYGPENKELVSHQELVDAEPREVFIIACLLVPIIGIGLYPKVVTQIYDATVTQLTLKARNSVPTLVEHMAHTMERAPTINPS, from the coding sequence ATGACGGAATTTCCTTGGTTAACAACAATTATTTTGTTTCCTATTGTGGCGTCTTTGTTAATACCCTTTATTCCCGATAAAGAAGGTAAGACGGTGCGATGGTACGCCCTAAGCGTGGGCTTAATTGATTTTGTTTTCATCGTTTATGCTTTTTATATAGGCTACGATTTGAACAATGCGGGTTTACAGTTACAAGAAAGTTATGCTTGGGTACCACAATTAGATCTAAATTGGTCTGTAGGTGCTGATGGTTTGTCGATGCCCTTGATTTTATTAACTGGATTTATAACTACTTTGGCGACGATGGCAGCTTGGCCTGTAACTTTTAAGCCCAAACTGTTCTATTTCTTGATGCTGGCTATGTACGGTGGACAGATCGCCGTTTTTGCTGTTCAAGATATCTTGCTCTTTTTCTTGGTTTGGGAATTGGAGCTGGTACCGGTTTATCTGATTCTTTCAATCTGGGGGGGTAAAAAACGTCTTTATGCGGCGACTAAGTTTATTCTCTACACCGCGGGAGGATCGCTATTTATTTTGGTCGCTGCTTTGACTATGGCATTTTATGGGGATACGGTGACTTTTGATATGCAGGGTATCGCTGCTAAAGATTATCCCCTGAATCTGCAACTGTGGCTCTATGCTGCCTTTTTAATCGCTTATGGGGTGAAATTACCCATTTTCCCTCTACACACTTGGTTACCTGATGCTCATGGAGAGGCTACAGCCCCTGCTCATATGTTGCTCGCGGGGATTCTCTTGAAAATGGGAGGTTATGCTCTGCTGAGGATGAATATGGGTATGCTACCGGACGCTCACGCGGTTTTTGCTCCGGTGCTAGTTATCTTGGGTGTTGTCAATATTATCTATGCGGCTTTGACTTCTTTTGCACAGCGCAATCTCAAGCGGAAAATTGCTTATTCTTCTATTTCTCACATGGGCTTTGTGTTGATAGGGATGGGTTCTTTTACCGAATTGGGTACCACTGGAGCTATGCTACAAATGATTTCCCACGGTTTAATCGGTGCTAGTTTGTTCTTTATGGTGGGAGCAACTTACGATCGCACTCATACTCTAATGCTCGATGAAATGGGTGGAGTGGGTCAACAAATGAAAAAAATATTCGCTATGTGGACTACTTGTTCTCTAGCTTCTCTAGCTTTACCGGGAATGAGCGGTTTTGTGGCTGAATTAATGGTTTTTGTAGGTTTTGCTACGAGTGATGCTTATAATCCGGTTTTTAAAGCGATTATTGTGTTCTTAGCCGCAGTAGGGGTGATTCTGACACCGATATACCTCCTCTCGATGTTGCGAGAAATGCTCTACGGACCGGAAAATAAAGAGTTGGTGAGTCATCAAGAGTTGGTAGATGCTGAACCAAGAGAGGTATTTATTATCGCTTGTCTGTTGGTTCCCATTATCGGTATTGGTTTGTATCCGAAGGTAGTAACTCAAATCTACGATGCGACTGTTACTCAATTAACTCTTAAAGCCAGAAATTCTGTCCCGACTTTAGTTGAACACATGGCTCATACGATGGAACGCGCTCCGACAATTAATCCTAGTTAA
- a CDS encoding type II toxin-antitoxin system HicB family antitoxin — protein MSKSKYQMLIQWSEEDACFLVSFPDFGGQKWRTHGSDYREAVANGEEALLSLIMAYQSTGESLPQPTTVYL, from the coding sequence ATGAGTAAGTCAAAATATCAAATGCTCATTCAATGGTCTGAGGAAGACGCTTGTTTCTTAGTAAGTTTTCCGGATTTTGGCGGTCAAAAGTGGCGCACCCATGGAAGTGACTACAGGGAAGCCGTTGCCAATGGGGAAGAAGCGCTCTTATCATTGATTATGGCTTATCAAAGTACGGGAGAGTCTCTACCTCAACCAACAACTGTTTATTTATGA
- a CDS encoding phage holin family protein: MLNFLLTWLVATVALIITAYLVPGVAVTSFIGAAIASIVIGLVNATIKPILTILTLPLTILTLGLFLFVVNGIALSLAAYFTPGLSVSGFWPAVIGAVVLSIVSSLLGGFANEINN; this comes from the coding sequence ATGTTAAACTTTTTGTTGACTTGGTTGGTGGCGACCGTCGCTTTAATCATCACCGCTTATTTAGTACCTGGAGTAGCGGTGACTAGCTTTATCGGTGCGGCGATCGCTTCTATTGTTATTGGTTTAGTTAATGCTACGATTAAGCCAATTTTGACTATCTTAACTCTGCCTTTAACTATTCTCACTCTCGGCTTGTTTTTGTTTGTAGTTAACGGCATTGCTCTGTCTCTTGCCGCCTATTTTACCCCTGGTTTAAGTGTAAGCGGTTTTTGGCCGGCGGTGATTGGTGCTGTCGTCTTATCTATAGTTTCATCTCTGTTGGGCGGTTTTGCTAACGAAATCAATAATTAG